The Lycium barbarum isolate Lr01 chromosome 9, ASM1917538v2, whole genome shotgun sequence genome has a segment encoding these proteins:
- the LOC132611047 gene encoding DUF21 domain-containing protein At4g14240-like, with product MGLLMNVLAIALAAGHKTKIPFCIDDQDIEFGNPWWFVYAGVSCFLVLFAGIMSGLTLGLMSMGLVELEILQRSGTNSEKKQAATILPVVQKQHQLLVTLLLCNAAAMEALPIYLDKIFHPVVAVILSVTFVLAFGEIIPQAICSRYGLAVGANLVWLVRVLMIICYPISYPIGKVLDAVLGHHDALFRRAQLKALVSIHSIEAGKGGELTHDETTIISGALDLTEKTAEEAMTPIESTFSLDVNSKLDWEAIGKILARGHSRVPVYSGHPKNIIGLLLVKSLLTVRAETETPVSAVSIRRMPRVPADMPLYDILNEFQKGSSHMAAVEKVSKKGYNLASDLAGVNGGENKFWNGDSQLTTPLLCTHDEKSDTVIINVDKVSMQNQEIKFPSLHQNGVTTNNSTFLVEDIEEEEVIGIITLEDVFEELLQEEIVDETDVYVDVHKRIRVAAAAAASSVARAPAARKVTGQKASGKESKDGSQRSQLRDNCSR from the exons atgGGTTTGCTAATGAATGTGTTAGCAATAGCCCTAGCTGCTGGACACAAAACAAAGATACCATTTTGTATAGATGATCAAGACATTGAATTTGGAAACCCATGGTGGTTTGTTTATGCTGGTGTTTCTTGTTTCCTCGTACTATTCGCTGGAATTATGTCGGGTCTTACGTTGGGGTTGATGTCTATGGGACTTGTTGAGCTTGAAATTCTTCAAAGGAGTGGTACTAATTCAGAGAAGAAACAAgcag CTACTATTTTGCCTGTTGTTCAAAAGCAGCATCAACTTCTTGTGACTTTGCTTTTGTGTAATGCGGCTGCAATGGAG GCTCTTCCAATATACTTGGATAAAATTTTCCATCCTGTTGTTGCTGTCATTCTCTCTGTGACTTTTGTTTTAGCTTTTGGTGAG ATTATTCCACAAGCGATATGCTCCCGATATGGGCTTGCTGTAGGTGCAAACTTAGTCTGGCTTGTTCGTGTTCTTATGATCATTTGCTATCCCATTTCTTACCCAATTGGAAAG GTTCTTGATGCTGTATTGGGACATCATGATGCTTTGTTCAGGCGAGCTCAGTTGAAAGCCCTTGTTTCTATCCACAGTATAGAG GCTGGTAAAGGTGGCGAACTCACACACGATGAAACTACTATTATTAGCGGAGCACTGGATTTGACAGAAAAG ACTGCAGAAGAGGCTATGACGCCTATTGAATCAACCTTTTCCCTGGATGTCAATTCAAAGTTGGACTG GGAAGCGATTGGGAAAATCCTAGCACGAGGTCATAGCCGTGTTCCTGTTTATTCTGGACATCCAAAGAATATTATCGGACTTCTACTG GTAAAGAGTCTTCTTACAGTACGAGCAGAAACAGAGACTCCCGTTAGTGCTGTTTCCATCAGGAGAATGCCTAG GGTACCAGCGGATATGCCTTTGTATGATATTCTCAATGAATTTCAAAAGGGAAGCAGTCACATGGCAGCTGTAGAGAAAGTAAGCAAAAAAGGCTACAACCTTGCTTCTGATCTAGCAGGTGTCAATGGTGGAGAAAACAAATTCTGGAATGGGGACTCGCAGTTAACTACACCACTCCTGTGCACGCATGATGAAAAATCAGACACTGTTATCATAAATGTTGATAAGGTCTCGATGCAGAATCAAGAAATTAAGTTCCCGTCATTGCATCAAAATGGTGTAACGACAAATAACTCAACATTTTTAGTGGAAGATATTGAAGAGGAGGAAGTCATTGGCATCATTACTTTGGAAGATGTTTTTGAAGAACTCCTGCAG GAGGAAATCGTGGACGAGACTGACGTATATGTAGACGTTCATAAAAG AATACGTgtagctgctgctgctgctgcttcaTCAGTTGCTCGAGCACCTGCTGCTAGGAAAGTGACAGGTCAAAAGGCTTCA GGCAAGGAAAGCAAGGACGGAAGCCAGAGAAGTCAGTTGAGGGATAATTGCAGTAGATAA
- the LOC132611048 gene encoding uncharacterized protein LOC132611048: protein MGFKKVYKALQEIFPEVDSRILRAVAIEHCKDADTAVEVVLSEVIPCLTKRPSTSSEHSGVTVKSSEAAVDANGAPQTDAALLHNTKDSDELQNGLSSQDAGSGHHQAIDDTDGESLQHYHDAVGGDHVPFEVDESGTPVSVEKCDKSNDKVSAYESCQVTHVMSNAEDRAIDDVYEKSAHLLVENEKSGHPASPEATSFKVNKNDGAEVADNQLCQPTEGGVPHTLEGTDNSPSDDSTALMHKRIHEEVSSIDNQDMKHPESQVAPLNVQTSTLSGFESSIEFVVAPDVHNFDLEKTELHDSVDATSNKDLAGEILVNEEESMPNSVVTASGQICSIDLLEDMMTEAKSNKKTLFSAVESVICLMREVELQEEAAEQAKLEAAKGGLDMLRRVEDLKEMLQHAKEANDMHAGEVYGEKAILATEVKELQSRLLGLADERDKSLAVLDEMHQMLEVRMAAAEKEMKAAEQERLDKEEVARKTLTDQEIIMEKVVQEANVLKQEAEENAKLRDFLVDRGRVVDTLQGEISVICQDVRLLKEKFDDCVPLSKSLCSSQTSCILASSSSSSKSIVPEQVPKPADLLLAPEKMDTVSCHEEEHKASEDVKSVIHNTDLLDDGWEIFDNRELCM from the exons ATGGGATTTAAGAAAGTTTATAAGGCATTGCAGGAGATTTTTCCTGAG GTTGATTCTCGAATTCTTAGAGCTGTTGCTATTGAGCATTGTAAGGATGCTGACACAGCCGTCGAGGTGGTCCTTAGTGAAGTTATTCCCTGCTTGACTAAGCGTCCCTCAACTTCTTCTGAACATAGTGGGGTTACTGTCAAATCATCTGAAG CTGCAGTAGATGCCAATGGAGCTCCACAGACTGATGCTGCTCTTCTTCACAATACAAAAGACTCAGATGAACTGCAAAATGGCTTATCATCCCAAGATGCTGGTTCTGGACATCATCAAGCAATTGATGATACTGATGGTGAATCCCTTCAGCATTATCATGATGCTGTTGGTGGAGATCATGTACCGTTTGAAGTCGATGAAAGTGGTACACCGGTCTCCGTGGAGAAGTGCGATAAAAGCAATGACAAAGTTAGTGCCTACGAATCCTGCCAAGTCACACATGTCATGTCAAATGCTGAAGATAGGGCTATAGATGATGTTTATGAGAAGTCTGCACACTTGCTTGTTGAAAATGAGAAATCTGGACACCCTGCAAGTCCTGAAGCAACTTCTTTCAAAGTAAACAAAAATGATGGAGCTGAAGTTGCAGACAATCAGCTTTGTCAGCCTACAGAAGGTGGTGTTCCGCATACCCTTGAGGGGACTGATAACTCACCTTCTGATGATTCTACTGCACTTATGCACAAAAGGATACATGAAGAAGTTTCTTCAATAGACAATCAGGACATGAAACATCCTGAGAGTCAGGTTGCGCCCTTGAATGTTCAAACTTCAACATTAAGTGGTTTTGAAAGTAGTATAGAGTTTGTGGTTGCACCAGATGTGCATAACTTTGATCTAGAAAAAACAGAACTCCATGATTCAGTCGATGCTACATCTAATAAAGATTTGGCGGGTGAAATTCTTGTAAATGAAGAAGAGTCTATGCCAAATTCAGTGGTCACAGCATCCGGTCAAATTTGTAGCATTGACCTTCTCGAGGATATGATGACAGAAGCCAAAAGTAACAAG AAAACACTGTTTTCGGCGGTGGAGTCTGTTATCTGCTTGATGAGAGAAGTTGAACTCCAAGAGGAAGCTGCAGAGCAGGCGAAGCTAGAAGCTGCCAAGGGAGGACTGGATATGCTTAGGAGGGTAGAGGATCTGAAAGAAATGTTACAACATGCCAAGGAAGCAAATGACATG CATGCTGGTGAAGTATATGGTGAGAAGGCCATCTTAGCCACTGAAGTTAAAGAGCTTCAATCTCGCCTGCTCGGCTTGGCAGATGAAAGGGACAAATCTCTCGCAGTTCTGGACGAG ATGCATCAGATGCTTGAGGTGCGAATGGCTGCTGCTGAGAAAGAAATGAAAGCTGCTGAGCAAGAAAGACTAGACAAGGAAGAGGTAGCACGTAAAACACTCACTGATCAGGAAATCATTATGGAAAAAGTGGTGCAAGAGGCAAATGTTCTGAAGCAAGAGGCAGAAGAGAACGCTAAG TTGAGGGATTTCCTGGTTGATCGTGGACGTGTTGTTGATACGTTGCA AGGCGAAATCTCTGTCATATGCCAAGATGTGAGGTTGTTGAAAGAGAAATTTGATGATTGTGTTCCACTGAGCAAATCTTTGTGCTCCAGCCAGACCAGCTGTATCTTAGCCTCATCAAGTTCATCTTCGAAGAGTATTGTACCGGAACAGGTGCCCAAGCCTGCAGATTTGTTGCTTGCTCCAGAAAAGATGGATACAGTATCTTGTCATGAGGAGGAGCACAAGGCATCTGAAGATGTAAAGTCAGTGATCCATAACACAGATCTTCTGGATGATGGATGGGAAATCTTTGACAACCGTGAGCTATGCATGTGA
- the LOC132610122 gene encoding small polypeptide DEVIL 14, with protein MTSLASSMSSLRASKIRKWQGSKQVREHRARLYIIWRCTVLLLCWHD; from the coding sequence ATGACTAGTCTTGCAAGCTCAATGTCATCGTTAAGGGCTTCGAAGATCAGAAAATGGCAAGGCTCAAAGCAAGTTAGAGAGCATAGAGCAAGACTTTACATTATTTGGAGATGTACAGTCCTGCTTCTCTGCTGGCATGACTGA